TTTGTGTACCTCAAGTGCAGGATAAACAGCCGGAAATGGACTTCAGCCCTGGATTTCCCTTCCGCGTTCATCGATCTTTCCCGGGAGAGCGGCGGGAATCGTAGGCTTCGATAATGGCCTTGACCAGGCGGTGACGCACCACGTCTTTCTGGGTGAAGGTGCAAAAGGCGATGCCCGACACCCTGGAGAGGAGGTCCATGCACTCGATCAGTCCGGAGCGCTGTCCCCGAGGCAGGTCGATCTGGGTGATGTCTCCGGTGACCACGGCTTGCGAATTCATGCCGATACGGGTCAGGAACATCTTCATCTGCTCGGAGGTGCAGTTTTGGGCCTCGTCGAGGATGATGAAGGAATCGCTGAGGGTTCGCCCCCGCATGAAGGCCAGGGGCGCGATCTCGATCACGCCCCGTTCCATCAGCTTGTTGACCTTCTCGCCGGAAAGCATGTGGTGGAGCGCATCGTAGAGGGGACGCAAATAGGGATTGACCTTTTCCTGCAGGTCGCCGGGCAAGAATCCCAGCTTCTCGCCGGCCTCCACGGCCGGACGAGCCAGGATGATGCGCTGGATGGTCTTGTTGAGGAGGCGCTGCACTCCTACCGCCACCGCCAGATACGTCTTGCCGGTGCCGGCCGGACCGATGCCGAACACCAGGTCGTGACTGTCGATCATGCGCACGTAGCGGGTCTGGTTGGCGCCCCGCGGGACGACTTCGCGGATGGGGGTGCGGATGACGGGAACGTCGCGGAAGAAATCTCCCAGCGTCGCCGCCGCGCCTTCGGAGACCATCTCGAAGGCATGCTGCAGATCGCCGTTGGTGAACTCCTCTCCGCTCTCCACCAGGTCGGAGAACTCGCGCAGCAGGCGGGCCAGGCGGCGCTCTTTTTCTTCGCTCTCGGATTCCACCGAGACCCGGTTGCCACGGGCGTGGATATTGCAGCCGAAGGCGTCTTCCAGAAAGCGCAGTGTCTCGCCTTGGACGTCGAAAAGAAGTTCCGCACCGCGTGCGGGTAGGTCGATGTTTCTCAAGGGGGCCTTGTGGGAGGGAGGGCGGGGAGCGGTCAGGACGGGCGGGGACTGCTCCTCCCCCGCTCAGCTCAGGACGCCGTGCCTTCGGCCTCTAGTTGGTGCAGCCTCTTGGTCAGGCGGGCCTTGTAGCGGGCGGCGGCATTTTTGTGAATGACGCCTTTGCGGGCTTTTTTGTCGATCTCCGAGTAGACCTTAGGCAAGAATTCCCGCGCTTCAGCCGCCTGCTTGTCATCAAGCATCTGGCGGAAGCGCTTGATGGCGGTCCGCATCTGTTGGCGGCGAATGCGGTTGCGCATGCGCCGGACCCGGCTCTGCCTCATCCTTTTGGCGGCAGACTTGATATTGGGCATGAGATTCGTCTCTCCTTCAAATGTCGATCTTCTCCGGGGGTGAGCCGAACGCAACTCGCCCCCTAGCAAAGCCCTTGATTGTAGTGCTCCCGTACCCTTGCTGTCAATAGGCCGACGGTGCCGAGAGGCAGTTCGCTGCATCGCCGCCCTCAGGAGCCGGCATGGCATGCCTCCAGGATGAAGCGCTCCAAGGCCGCTTTCTCGTTGCTGGAGGTGCTTTTGAGCAGGCGGTCGGTTTCCCGCAAGCGCACCAGCAGGCGTTGCAGGTGGGCGCGGGAATAGCGGCGCACCTGCTGCTCCTTGCCCTTATAGCTCCAGATCTTGAGTTTCTTGAGCACGTCCCAGAAGCGCATCCGCCGTTCTTCCAGCAGTTCCTTGGCCACCAGCAGGCGGCGGAAGTTCCAGTAGAGCATGGCCAGCACCGCCTGAGGCGTATTGCCGGCTTCGAAAAGGCGTCCCAGGATGGAAAGCGCCTTCTTGGAGTCGTTTTCAGCCACCGCGCCGATTAGGGCGAAGACGTCGTAGTCGCGGGCCTGCAGCGTCATGTCGGACACCGCCTGCAAGGTGATCTTGCGGTCTTTCAGAGTGTAGAGAAAAAGCTTCTCCAGTTCGTTGTCGAGACGCTGCAAGTCCTCGCCCGACAATTCCACCAGCCTGCGGGCGGCGGCTTGCTCCATCTCGAAGCCCTCGTCGCGGGCCCTGCGGCGAACCCACTGCTGGGGCGGCAGATCGCTTTCCGAATCGAGGCTGGGGAGTTTGGCGGGCCAGCCCTTGCCCTTGCGCGAGGCCTCCACGATCATCACCGTGCGGGCGGCCGGATCCTTCAGGTATCGTCCCAGCTCTTCAGAGCCCTGCTCGGCGTTGCGAACCCAGATCCAGCGCCGCGGCCCCATCCAGGGAAGAGTGCGGGCCGCGCTCACGACCTGCGAAGTCTCATCCGAGGCCAAATCGAAAACCTTCCAGTCAAAGCTGCGCGCCCCCTCCTCGACCTGGGCCTCGCAAAGGGCGAAGACCTTCTTGCGCAGATAGTCCTGGCCCGATTTGAGAAAATAAACCGGACGGGGATCGGAGAGCGACCCTTGAAAAGCCTTGAGATCCATGGTGAAGCGTTAGAAACCTTCCAGAATGCTGCTGATTACCGACCCCGCAAAGTCTTCGGCGATGCGGCCCAGGGCGGGATTCTGCTCGGAGAAGAAATGGTCGACGTCGGCGTTGATCTGGTATTGCTCACGGAAAATGTAGTCGTTGTTGCGATAGAGCACCTGGCCGGTGACGCGGTTTTGAAATTCCACCTGGGCCCGCATTTCCACCAGAAAAGTGCTGCCCAGGGTGGTGGTGCGGCCAAACAGTACCGAGTTGGCGCGTACCGACACCACCGTGCCCGAGAGAACGGCGTCGGCCCGGGAGGGATCATCGATGACCCGGTAGCCCGAACGCTCCACCAGTTCGCGAATCAGCTGGCGCGTCAGCAACTGCTCCACGGCGGCGGTGGCGCTGGTGTTCTCCAGCGGCATGACGGCCACCGTCTTGATGCCGTAGTCGAGACGCTGGGAAGCCGCCGTCTTGTATCCGCAGGAAGCGGCGGTCATCAGCAAGGCCAGCACAACCGGCCCGAAATGTCTGATCCGACCGGTCTTCATGAGTCGTCCTCCACGCGGGCCGTGGTGATGTCCTGCTGAGCCTGGTACTTGCCCTTGCGGTCGGCGTAGGAAACGCGGCAGGGCTCCCGAGCGCTCAGGAACACCAACTGGCCGATGCCCTCCCCGGCGTAGATGCGCACTGGACGACGGCCGGTGTTTGAAATGGATAGGGTGGCGTAACCTTCCCATTCCGGTTCGAAGGGCGTCACGTTGACCACCACCCCGCAGCGGGCGTAGGTCGATTTTCCGGTGCACAGCGTCAACACGTCGCGCGGGATGCGGAAGTATTCCAGCGAACGCGCCAGCAGGAACGATGCCGGCTCGATAAGACAGGAATCGCCCTCTTCCTGGATAAAATCGTCGGCCGCCACGGCCTTGGGGTCCAGCGGCTCGTCGCCCCGGGGCGGACGCTTAAAGAAGCGCGAGAGGCGGAAATCGTAGCCGTAGGAAGAAACGCCGTAAGAAATGACGGACGCGCCCACCTGAGAGCTTTGGAAAGGATCGATCATGGCTTTTTCGCGCGCCATGCGCTCGATCCAGTGGTCAGCCTTGAGGCCCATGGCGGGCAGTTTAGCTTACCCTGGCCCGCCCCGTGAAGCGGCCAAGGGCCGGGGCTTTCCCAAAGGCTCCTGCAGGTTGACTCGAAAGGCTTAGACAAGTATAGTCTTATGAACAGTTTAACGACGGGCTGTCGATTCCCAGGAGGCTACAGGGTACCGTGATCAAACAAGACATTGTACGGCGTGTTGCGGATCGGATGGAGGTCACCAAAGTCAAGGCGGAGTCGGCCGTAGATGCGGTTTTCGAGGCCCTCAAGACGGCCATGAAAGAAGGAGAGCGCATCGAGCTTCGCGGATTCGGCGTCTTCATGGTCAAGCCGCGCAAGAGCGGAATTGGACGCAATCCCCGTACTGGAGACGAGGTTCCCATACCGCCGGGCAAGACAGTCCGCTTCAAACCGGGCAAAGAGATCCGCTTCAACGATATGCAGTCCACCTCCAACGAACACTGACCACCATTGAGCCAACCGTCTTTTCCGCCTCTGCGGGACTCGATTCCTGAACCCCTTCTGATGGAAGAGCCCGGCTCCGAGGCCGAGCAGCCCCCCTCCCCGCGCGTCTGGATCAACGTCCTGATGCTGGTGCTGACCATCTTCACCACCGTCATGGCCGGGCTGGAACACGCGGTCACTTACGATTCCGGCTACTTCATCGATAAAGTCCGCTTGTGGGGAGCCCCCCTGTTCGATTCTTTTACCATCGCGGGAGTGGCGCGCTCCATCGATTGGATGCGGGCTGCGGCCTTCAGCTTCTGCATCCTGGCCATCTTGCTGGCCCACGAGATGGGGCACTATCTCTATTGCCGCTACTACCGCATCAGTGCCACCCTGCCGTACGTGATCCCGGTGCCCTTTATCTTCGGGACGATGGGCGCCGTCATCCGCATACGCGAGCCCTTCCGCAACCGCAAGGAGCTTTTCGACGTGGGCATCGGCGGGCCCATCGCCGGATTCGTGGTGCTGATTCCGGTGCTGATGCTGTCCCTGCTCTGGTCGTCAAGCGTGGAGATTCCCCAGGACAGCGAAGCCCGGGGACTGGTATTTGCGGTTCCCCTGCTCTTCGAATGGGTGGGGCAGTGGCTGAGCCCTCTGCCCGAGGGCCATTTGTGGATCATCCACCCCATCGGCTGGGCGGCGCTGTTCGGAGGCCTGGCCACCTCCATCAATCTGCTGCCCATCGGCCAGCTCGACGGCGGACACATCGTCTACGCCCTCTTCGGACGCCGCGTCCACCGCATGGTGTCCCACTTGACCTTCTGGGCGCTGGTGGCCCTCAGCATCTGGTCCTGGCCCTTCCCCTCCTACCTGCTCTTCGCGCTGCTGGTGCGCAAGTTCGGCTTCCGCCATCCGCCTCCCCTCGACGAGCAGGGCCTCAGGCCGGGGAAAGGACGGGCAGCTTGGGCGCTGGTGGCCCTGCTGATTTTCATCCTCACCTTCGTGCCGGTTCCCGTCCGCTGGGGATAAGGGCTGCCACAAGTCTAGCCGGCGGCGCGGATCAGTCCGCGGCGGCGCACCGCCTCCCAATCGGCCGACGGGTAAATGACCGGCGCCACCTCGATCAGGCGCGGAAAAAGGTTGAAGATGTCAAGCGAATTCCAGCGGTCGCCCGAGCGGGTGCGCAGGCCTTCCTGGTTGAGGGCCGAGGCTACTTCGGAGAGCTTCTTGTCGGCGATCAACTGCTCCAGCATCAGGACCAGGGCGCGCCGTTCCTCTTCATTCTCTTCCAGGTGAAGGCAATCTTCGGCCACCCGCAGTCCGTAGGGGACTTCTTGATAAAGCGGTTCCTGCTCCTCGCGCGGCGGACCTTGAGCAGGGCGCTCGAATTCCAGCGCCACCAGTTTCCATCCCTCTCCTTCCTTCTCCTCGAGATAGTCAGCGGAAGGCGGCGCTTCTACAAATTCGCGCAGGCGTTCACGTCGAGACATCAGGGCCTCCTAACAAGCGGACGGAAGCCACGCCGGTCGGGCGGCGATTCGCACCGTCCTCGATATCGTGGTCGAGAAGACACGCAGTCTTACCACTAGCATAAAGCAAGAGTAGTGCCAATCTGCAAATGCAGTCGCGGCGGGGCCGGAGGCGGCCTTCAGCGTCCGCTGGCGGGACGCCCTTGCCCGCTAGCGGACAGGACCGCGCGCGCCTCGGGCGCCCCGCCCTCCACCGCGCACTTCAAGTCAGAGGGCTGTGCGAAGATGACGGCGAGATGGGAGTCGTGGATGTTGTTTCTCTGGAAAACGAGTTCGCCCATGAAAGCGAAGAAGACTTCGCCCGCCTTCTCGACTTCTATGGCATCGAGTGGCGTTACGAGCCGGCTTGCTTTCCCCTGGAGCGCGATGATTCCGGCAACATCGCCGAGAGTTTCACCCCCGATTTCTACTTGCCTCAATTCGACCTCTTCATCGAATTGACCACCATGAAGCAGCGACTGGTGACCAAGAAGAACGGCAAGGTGCGCCGCTTCCGCAACCTTTATCCCGAGTTCAATCTGAAAATCCTCTACCGGCGCGACTTCCGCAAGCTGCGCCTGAAATTCGAAGCCCAAGAATGAGCGCCGCCTCTCCCCAAGTGCCGAGTCCTTCATTGGGACATGAAATCGTCTTCGACGCGGCCGACCTGCGGAGCCGGGTGGAGGAAATGGCCTCCCGGATCTCGCGCGACTACGCGGGGGCCGACTTGACCGTCATCGGACTTCTCAACGGAGCCGTCCCCTTTGTCTGCGACCTGGTGCGGGCCATCGACCTGACGGTGCGCCTCGACTTCCTGGCCGTCAGCCGCTTCGACGGCAGTCCCGGCGGAGAGGCCAGCTTCCTCAAAGACCTGGACGACGACATCTGCGGACGCCATGTATTGCTGGCCGACAACATCATCGACACCGGACTGAATCTGCACTTCGTCTGTTCCCAACTGGCCCAGCGCGATCCGGCCTCCTTGCAGGTGGCGGTGCTGCTGGCGCGTCCCGAACTGCGGCTGGCCCGCATCCCCGTACGCTATACCGGCTTCGAGGTGTCGGAGGAGTTCCTGATCGGCTACGGACTCGATTACCGGGGCTGCTACCGCAACCTGCCCTACATCGCCCGCTGCCAGGTGGATTGCGAAGAGGAGGACGGACAAGGGCGCTTCCGCATGATTCCGCTGGGCGACGAAGCCTGAGGTGAAGCGTGGACTTGCGTTGGCTGTGGACGGACCGTCTTTTTCAACTGGCTCTCTTCACGCTGCTTTTCGGGATCTTCTACGCCATGGGCGTGAGCGTCCTGCTGGGCATCCGCGACAACTACCGCCGCCACTACCAGAAGTCCGAGCTGCAGTGGACTTCTCCCGCCAGCCGCTTCCGGGCCCGCGCCGGACGCCTCCCTCTGCTCTGGATCGCGCTGGCCGCCATCCTCTCGGCGCTGCTTGTGGTCTTCTGGTGGATTCCCCGCTGAGCAGTCCTAGGTAAAGGACAGGTTGCGCTCGAAGTCGTTGGGCGATGTGGCGGCGGCTTTGGCGGTTTCCAGGCGGATGAGGCCTTCTTGATAGAGCTGGGTCAGGTGCTGGTCGAAGGTCTGCATTCCCCACTGAGCGCCCTTGGCCACCCACTCCAGCATGCCTCCCTTGGAGGGGTCTTCGATGCAGGACTTGACGGAGAGAGTGACGCGCATGATCTCCATGGCGGCTACCCGTCCTCTGGCGTCCTTGCGAGGCAGCAGGCGCTGGGAGATGGCGGCTCTGAGCGAATCGGCCAGTCGCAGGCGGGCCACCGACTGCTCGTCCCGCTCGAACATGCTGACGATGCGGGTGACGGTCTTCTCCACGTCCGAGGTGTGCAGGGTGCTGAAGACCAGATGACCCGTCTCGGCCGCCTTCATGGCGATGTCGATGGTTTCGCGGTCGCGCATCTCGCCCACCATGATGACGTCGGGATCCTGGCGCAAGGCCGCCCTCAGCGCCTTCTTGAAGCTCTCGGTATCGGCGCCCACCTCGCGCTGGGTGATGGCCGAACGCATGTCGCGATGCTGATACTCGATGGGGTCTTCGATGGTGATGATCTTCTTTTCGGCATGATGGTTGATGTGGTCGATCATGGCGGCCAGCGAGGTCGACTTGCCCGACCCGGTGACGCCGGTGACCAGCACCAGCCCGCGTTCTTCCATGGCGATGTCGGCCAGAACTTCGGGGAGCTGAAGCTCGTCCAGGCACGGAGGCGTTTCGGGAACCACCCGCATGACCACGTCAAGGGTGCCGCGCTGGCGGCACAGATTGACGCGGAAGCGTCCTCCTGAGAAGGCGTAGGAGCAGTCCTCGTCGAGCAGGTCGCGGACCCGCTTGAGCACCTCTTCCTTGTCGCGGACGCGGGCCTGGTAGAGGATGCGGGCGGCGATGGATGCCGTATCGGAAGCGTTCAGGGCGGCCCATCCGGGCAACGGCTTGATGGCGCCGTGGCGGCGGATGCGGGGAGGATTGCCGGCGCGCAGGTGAATGTCCGAGGCCTCGGCTGTGATGGCCTGCTTGAGCAAGGCCTCGAAATGGGTTGCCGCGGAGCGTTCCTGAGCGGCCGGAGTTGACGGGTTGGACATCGATTTCACCTTTCTGTGACGTCCAACATCTCATCGTCAGGGCCGCATCATGACTTTACCGCAACGTCCCGCCTCCATGGTCTTGAAAGCCTGGTCGAACTCGGCCAGAGGAAACTGGTGGGTGACGATCTGGGAAAGGTCGACCAATCCGCCGTCGAGCAGCGACTCCATCTTCTCCCAGGTGTCCCACAGGCGGCGTCCCACGATTCCGTGCAGGGTGAGGCCCTTGAAGATGACCAGATCGCTGAGTTCAAGGGTGAGGGGGTCGTCGGGCAATCCGAAGGCCACGGCGTGCCCGCCCGCGTGAAGCAACTCCAGGCCGCCCACAATGGCCTGGGGAGCGCCCGACATTTCCAGCAGCACGTCCACTCCCCCGTGCGGACTCAGATCGCGCACCTTCTCGACCAGCTTCTCCTGCTTGGGATTGATGACGTCGTCGGCTCCCAGCTTGAGGGCGAAGTCGAGGCGGTAGCGGCTGATGTCGGATACCAAGATGGTGCGCGCTCCCAGGGCTCTTACGATGAGCAGCGTCATCAAGCCCACCGGACCGGCCCCGGTGATGAGCACGTCCCGCCCCACCAGTTCCACGGCATACCCCACATGAATGGCATTGCCGAAGTTCTCCTTGAGGACGGCCACCTTGAGCGGCATGTCGGGAGGATTGGGACGGACATTCTGCCAGGGCAGCACGATGTATTGGGCGAAGGCTCCGTCCCGGTCCACCCCGATGATGCGGGTTTCCGGCGCCACGTGAGCCAGTCCTCTGCGGAAGTACTCGCCCTGGTAGTCGACGATATGACTTTCAGCGCTGACGAATTGGCCTACTCGGCGCTGCTGGACCCGCTCTCCCGTCTCCACCACCTTTCCGCACAGTTCGTGGCCCTGGGTAAAGGGAATCTTGTCGCCGCAGCGGTGGCGGGCCCAGGGAGTCCACTCGTAGATGTGACGGTCGGTGCCGCAAATGCTGGCGGCTTGCACTTCCACAAGCACCTCCTCGGGACCGACCCGGGGAACCGGCATCTCGGTCATCTCCAGTCCCGCGCGGGGACCGAGCTTTCGCACAGCTCGCATCAGTTCAGGCATGAAGTCTCCGTTTCTTCCCGGCTGGACCGCGCCCGCTCCCCATCCCAGGAAGGTCCGCGCCCCGCTCTCGTTGCCATATCGCCCTCAATTCCATATAATCCCTGTTGGCCATGCTCGAATCAAGACGACACGCCTGGACGACTTCTCGAACTACCGGCTCGGTGCGTTGAAGCGCCGACGGAAGGCCCGTGGTCAAGCCTCTCCATCTTTCGTCATTCAGTCAAGCTTGGAAGATATCGAGATTGATCCGTAGCTAAGTTCCCACGGATTGCGACGAGGTATTGGAACGATGCAGCATCAACTTGAAGAGCATAAGCAGACGCCTCTCTACAAGATGCGTCATTCGCTGGCCCACGTGCTGGCCCAGGCGGTGCAGAAGATCCGTCCCGGCGCCAAGCTGGGTTTCGGCCCTCCCGTCGACAACGGCTTCTACTACGACTTCATCCTGCCCGAGCCCATCAGCGAAGAAGATTTCCAGACCCTGGAAAAAGAGATGCGCCGCATCATCCAGGAAAAACAAGAGTTTCAGCGCCAGGAGTTGCCGGGTGAAGAAGCCGTGCAGCGCCTGCAAGACATGGGCGAGCCCCACAAGGTGGAATACGCCAAAGAGCTGCTGGAGCAAAAGGGATTCGACCGGCTCAGCTTCTACACCAACGGCCCTTTCGTGGACATGTGCGAAGGGCCTCACCTAGAGCACACCGGCCAGATTCCGCCCGACGCCTTCAAACTGGCCAGCGTGGCCGGAGCCTACTGGCGTGGCGATGAGCGCAATACCATGATGACGCGCATTTACGGCTGGGCCTTTCCCTCCAAAAAAGAGCTCAAAGCCTACATTGCCCAGCGCGAACTGGCCCTGCAGCGCGATCACCGCAAGCTGGGCGCCCAACTCGACATCTACGTCATCGACGACGAGATCGGCAAGGGACTTCCTCTCTGGCTTCCCAACGGCGCCGTACTGTGCCACGAACTGGAGAAGCTGGCCATGGAGATGGAGTTCAAGGACGGATACCAGCGCGTCCTCACGCCCCATATCACCAAGGGCGGCCTCTACCAGACCTCGGGCCACCTGACCCATTACAAGGTGGGCATGTACCCGCCCATGACCTTGCAGGAGGCCGGCGAAGAGGGCGAGGAGGTGGACCAGGATTACTACCTCAAGCCCATGAACTGTCCCCATCACCACAAGGTCTTCGCCGCCCGTCCTCGCTCTTATCGCGACCTTCCGCTGCGTTTGGCCGAATACGGCATGGTCTACCGCTACGAGAAGTCGGGACAGTTGCAGGGGCTGACGCGGGTGCGCGGGATGCACATGAACGACGCCCACATCTACTGCACGCGCCAGCAGGTGAAAGACGAATTCAAGCGCGTCATGCGGCTGCACCAGAAGCTCTACGCGCTCTTCGAGTTCTCCGACTACTACATGCGGCTCAGCCTGCGCGCGCCCGAGGATCCGCGCGACAAGTACGTCGACGATCCCGAGGCCTGGGACTACACCGAGAAAATGGTGCGGGAGGCCATGGAAGAACTGGAAGTGGACTACCAGGTCGGACTCGGCGAAGCCGCCTTCTACGGACCCAAGGTCGACATTCAGTTCAGCACCGTGTCGGAACGCGAGTTCACGGTGTCTACCAACCAGCTCGATTTCGCCATACCGCCCCGCTTCGGACTCTCCTACGTGGGGTCGGACGGACAGGAGCACACGCCCCTGTGCATCCACCGGGCGCCCTTGGGAACCCACGAGCGCTTCGTGGCCTTTCTCATCGAGCACTATGGCGGCGCCTTCCCCACCTGGCTGGCCCCCGTACAGGTGCGCGTCCTGCCGGTCAGCGAGCACTTCCTGGAATACGCCGAGA
This region of Acidobacteriota bacterium genomic DNA includes:
- a CDS encoding PhoH family protein, translated to MRNIDLPARGAELLFDVQGETLRFLEDAFGCNIHARGNRVSVESESEEKERRLARLLREFSDLVESGEEFTNGDLQHAFEMVSEGAAATLGDFFRDVPVIRTPIREVVPRGANQTRYVRMIDSHDLVFGIGPAGTGKTYLAVAVGVQRLLNKTIQRIILARPAVEAGEKLGFLPGDLQEKVNPYLRPLYDALHHMLSGEKVNKLMERGVIEIAPLAFMRGRTLSDSFIILDEAQNCTSEQMKMFLTRIGMNSQAVVTGDITQIDLPRGQRSGLIECMDLLSRVSGIAFCTFTQKDVVRHRLVKAIIEAYDSRRSPGKDR
- the rpsT gene encoding 30S ribosomal protein S20 yields the protein MPNIKSAAKRMRQSRVRRMRNRIRRQQMRTAIKRFRQMLDDKQAAEAREFLPKVYSEIDKKARKGVIHKNAAARYKARLTKRLHQLEAEGTAS
- the holA gene encoding DNA polymerase III subunit delta, whose protein sequence is MDLKAFQGSLSDPRPVYFLKSGQDYLRKKVFALCEAQVEEGARSFDWKVFDLASDETSQVVSAARTLPWMGPRRWIWVRNAEQGSEELGRYLKDPAARTVMIVEASRKGKGWPAKLPSLDSESDLPPQQWVRRRARDEGFEMEQAAARRLVELSGEDLQRLDNELEKLFLYTLKDRKITLQAVSDMTLQARDYDVFALIGAVAENDSKKALSILGRLFEAGNTPQAVLAMLYWNFRRLLVAKELLEERRMRFWDVLKKLKIWSYKGKEQQVRRYSRAHLQRLLVRLRETDRLLKSTSSNEKAALERFILEACHAGS
- a CDS encoding LptE family protein encodes the protein MKTGRIRHFGPVVLALLMTAASCGYKTAASQRLDYGIKTVAVMPLENTSATAAVEQLLTRQLIRELVERSGYRVIDDPSRADAVLSGTVVSVRANSVLFGRTTTLGSTFLVEMRAQVEFQNRVTGQVLYRNNDYIFREQYQINADVDHFFSEQNPALGRIAEDFAGSVISSILEGF
- the dcd gene encoding dCTP deaminase, with product MGLKADHWIERMAREKAMIDPFQSSQVGASVISYGVSSYGYDFRLSRFFKRPPRGDEPLDPKAVAADDFIQEEGDSCLIEPASFLLARSLEYFRIPRDVLTLCTGKSTYARCGVVVNVTPFEPEWEGYATLSISNTGRRPVRIYAGEGIGQLVFLSAREPCRVSYADRKGKYQAQQDITTARVEDDS
- a CDS encoding HU family DNA-binding protein, yielding MIKQDIVRRVADRMEVTKVKAESAVDAVFEALKTAMKEGERIELRGFGVFMVKPRKSGIGRNPRTGDEVPIPPGKTVRFKPGKEIRFNDMQSTSNEH
- a CDS encoding site-2 protease family protein, whose amino-acid sequence is MSQPSFPPLRDSIPEPLLMEEPGSEAEQPPSPRVWINVLMLVLTIFTTVMAGLEHAVTYDSGYFIDKVRLWGAPLFDSFTIAGVARSIDWMRAAAFSFCILAILLAHEMGHYLYCRYYRISATLPYVIPVPFIFGTMGAVIRIREPFRNRKELFDVGIGGPIAGFVVLIPVLMLSLLWSSSVEIPQDSEARGLVFAVPLLFEWVGQWLSPLPEGHLWIIHPIGWAALFGGLATSINLLPIGQLDGGHIVYALFGRRVHRMVSHLTFWALVALSIWSWPFPSYLLFALLVRKFGFRHPPPLDEQGLRPGKGRAAWALVALLIFILTFVPVPVRWG
- the hpt gene encoding hypoxanthine phosphoribosyltransferase, whose product is MSAASPQVPSPSLGHEIVFDAADLRSRVEEMASRISRDYAGADLTVIGLLNGAVPFVCDLVRAIDLTVRLDFLAVSRFDGSPGGEASFLKDLDDDICGRHVLLADNIIDTGLNLHFVCSQLAQRDPASLQVAVLLARPELRLARIPVRYTGFEVSEEFLIGYGLDYRGCYRNLPYIARCQVDCEEEDGQGRFRMIPLGDEA
- a CDS encoding PilT/PilU family type 4a pilus ATPase, with amino-acid sequence MSNPSTPAAQERSAATHFEALLKQAITAEASDIHLRAGNPPRIRRHGAIKPLPGWAALNASDTASIAARILYQARVRDKEEVLKRVRDLLDEDCSYAFSGGRFRVNLCRQRGTLDVVMRVVPETPPCLDELQLPEVLADIAMEERGLVLVTGVTGSGKSTSLAAMIDHINHHAEKKIITIEDPIEYQHRDMRSAITQREVGADTESFKKALRAALRQDPDVIMVGEMRDRETIDIAMKAAETGHLVFSTLHTSDVEKTVTRIVSMFERDEQSVARLRLADSLRAAISQRLLPRKDARGRVAAMEIMRVTLSVKSCIEDPSKGGMLEWVAKGAQWGMQTFDQHLTQLYQEGLIRLETAKAAATSPNDFERNLSFT
- the tdh gene encoding L-threonine 3-dehydrogenase, yielding MPELMRAVRKLGPRAGLEMTEMPVPRVGPEEVLVEVQAASICGTDRHIYEWTPWARHRCGDKIPFTQGHELCGKVVETGERVQQRRVGQFVSAESHIVDYQGEYFRRGLAHVAPETRIIGVDRDGAFAQYIVLPWQNVRPNPPDMPLKVAVLKENFGNAIHVGYAVELVGRDVLITGAGPVGLMTLLIVRALGARTILVSDISRYRLDFALKLGADDVINPKQEKLVEKVRDLSPHGGVDVLLEMSGAPQAIVGGLELLHAGGHAVAFGLPDDPLTLELSDLVIFKGLTLHGIVGRRLWDTWEKMESLLDGGLVDLSQIVTHQFPLAEFDQAFKTMEAGRCGKVMMRP
- the thrS gene encoding threonine--tRNA ligase, producing the protein MQHQLEEHKQTPLYKMRHSLAHVLAQAVQKIRPGAKLGFGPPVDNGFYYDFILPEPISEEDFQTLEKEMRRIIQEKQEFQRQELPGEEAVQRLQDMGEPHKVEYAKELLEQKGFDRLSFYTNGPFVDMCEGPHLEHTGQIPPDAFKLASVAGAYWRGDERNTMMTRIYGWAFPSKKELKAYIAQRELALQRDHRKLGAQLDIYVIDDEIGKGLPLWLPNGAVLCHELEKLAMEMEFKDGYQRVLTPHITKGGLYQTSGHLTHYKVGMYPPMTLQEAGEEGEEVDQDYYLKPMNCPHHHKVFAARPRSYRDLPLRLAEYGMVYRYEKSGQLQGLTRVRGMHMNDAHIYCTRQQVKDEFKRVMRLHQKLYALFEFSDYYMRLSLRAPEDPRDKYVDDPEAWDYTEKMVREAMEELEVDYQVGLGEAAFYGPKVDIQFSTVSEREFTVSTNQLDFAIPPRFGLSYVGSDGQEHTPLCIHRAPLGTHERFVAFLIEHYGGAFPTWLAPVQVRVLPVSEHFLEYAEKLNERLREDLVRSEVDSSDEKLGKKIRLGATSKIPILLVVGEKEQVDGTVTVRRYGIRRQKTFKVAEFVDMVKDEIAQRRHLREW